From a region of the Pectobacterium carotovorum genome:
- the tagH gene encoding type VI secretion system-associated FHA domain protein TagH, protein MNVTHPLTLVVLNSEQLDINSQVQHQFDHRGGTLGASEKDQWQLRDRLGAVVPAHARIDMTDGYFSLCDLSGQSFINGSLSPIGRDRKVILSHGDELVIGPFRLGVYIGDPTTEQDIDQVLGQRTDDVLGGWLSDDKKRRTTDLADPSVTLNDPLWALQKEQSQPLLPSDSETVGASLTTSLSSFSSGEDTMDQKFVELPTINTPYAGEGLEGYSDGTSLAPLMRGLGMSLQPGDDARLREMLEEMGKSLRAMVEGLLALQTEQAAMADTHLRPIEDNPLRLGLGYTDTLSVLFAEGKSPVHLSAPAAVEEVLNNVRVHHIANQQAIAVALENILQAFSPAALLNRFEHYRRSGEQLAADDGWAWQMYQHYYRELTSPRQQGFQKLFHQVYAQAYDRAVRQQQEQK, encoded by the coding sequence GTGAACGTAACCCACCCACTCACGTTGGTTGTGCTCAACAGTGAGCAGCTCGATATCAATTCTCAGGTACAGCACCAGTTCGATCATCGTGGTGGCACGCTGGGCGCGTCGGAAAAAGACCAGTGGCAACTGCGGGATCGGCTGGGTGCCGTGGTCCCGGCACATGCCCGTATTGACATGACCGATGGCTATTTCAGCCTGTGCGATCTGAGCGGTCAGTCTTTTATTAACGGATCGCTGTCGCCGATTGGGCGCGATCGTAAAGTCATTTTGTCGCACGGCGATGAACTGGTGATTGGGCCTTTCCGGCTGGGCGTTTACATCGGCGATCCCACCACGGAACAGGATATCGATCAGGTATTAGGGCAGCGCACGGACGATGTGCTGGGCGGCTGGCTGAGTGACGATAAAAAAAGGCGAACGACGGATCTGGCGGATCCCTCGGTCACGTTGAACGACCCGCTGTGGGCGCTACAAAAAGAACAGAGCCAGCCACTCTTGCCATCAGACAGTGAGACGGTCGGAGCATCGCTCACGACCTCTCTTTCTTCTTTTTCTTCTGGTGAGGACACCATGGATCAGAAATTTGTGGAACTACCGACCATCAACACACCGTACGCGGGAGAAGGGTTGGAGGGCTACAGCGATGGCACCTCGCTGGCACCCCTGATGCGCGGGCTGGGGATGTCGCTTCAGCCGGGCGATGATGCGCGGTTGCGTGAAATGCTGGAAGAGATGGGGAAAAGCCTGCGCGCGATGGTGGAAGGTCTGCTGGCATTGCAGACGGAGCAGGCGGCAATGGCCGATACGCATTTACGCCCGATTGAAGATAACCCGCTGCGTCTTGGGCTGGGTTATACCGATACGCTGTCGGTGCTGTTTGCTGAAGGGAAAAGCCCGGTTCACCTGTCTGCGCCCGCTGCCGTGGAAGAAGTGTTGAACAATGTGCGGGTGCATCACATCGCGAATCAGCAAGCGATTGCCGTCGCGCTGGAAAATATTCTTCAGGCTTTCTCGCCTGCCGCGCTGCTCAACCGCTTTGAACACTATCGTCGCAGTGGCGAGCAGTTGGCGGCGGATGACGGCTGGGCGTGGCAGATGTATCAGCACTACTACCGTGAATTAACGTCGCCGCGCCAGCAGGGCTTCCAAAAACTGTTCCATCAGGTGTATGCGCAGGCGTATGACCGTGCCGTGCGTCAGCAGCAGGAGCAAAAATAA
- the tssG gene encoding type VI secretion system baseplate subunit TssG — protein MAGTDRSTLNDVTFRQDVSRFNFFQLVELLNQLEGVDLEQELDFRPEQERLRFRSTASIGFHPGDILQVECDDEGRQELEVAFLGLHGSQSPMPGYYLEELAWEYAQGEQKLGVFLDFFHHRLLTLLHRAWRKYRYHVRFQNDGEDGFSRLMFALVGLGNDAVRDSLPVNRAKMLSYAGVLASPSRSPEVVAGLVIHCFDLDDVAVMAWQHRRVPIHEGQQNRLGKANMMLGGDFVIGDKVNDCAGKFLLKVGNLSFSRFLSFLPNGEHFQPLVRFVSFILRDQLAWDLRLGFAEGEAKGLSLGSEQSSRLGWSSFLGQPPADPYVTICVQE, from the coding sequence ATGGCCGGTACAGATAGGTCAACACTCAATGATGTGACGTTCCGTCAGGATGTCTCACGCTTTAATTTTTTCCAGCTGGTGGAATTGCTTAACCAACTGGAAGGCGTGGATCTGGAACAAGAGCTGGATTTCCGCCCGGAGCAGGAGCGTCTGCGCTTTCGCTCTACGGCCTCCATTGGTTTTCACCCCGGCGATATCTTGCAGGTGGAATGCGATGACGAGGGGCGTCAGGAACTGGAGGTCGCGTTTCTGGGCCTGCACGGCAGCCAGTCACCGATGCCCGGTTATTACCTTGAAGAGCTGGCCTGGGAATACGCACAGGGCGAGCAGAAGCTGGGCGTGTTTCTCGACTTCTTTCACCACCGCTTACTGACGCTGCTGCACCGCGCATGGCGCAAATACCGCTATCACGTGCGTTTTCAGAACGATGGGGAGGATGGATTCTCCCGCCTGATGTTTGCGCTCGTGGGGTTAGGGAATGACGCCGTACGCGACAGCCTGCCGGTTAACCGTGCCAAGATGCTGTCCTACGCCGGAGTGCTCGCCAGCCCCAGCCGTTCGCCGGAAGTGGTCGCGGGGTTGGTTATTCACTGTTTTGATTTGGACGATGTGGCCGTTATGGCCTGGCAGCATCGCCGTGTCCCCATTCATGAAGGGCAGCAGAACCGCCTGGGCAAAGCCAACATGATGTTGGGCGGTGATTTTGTTATCGGCGATAAAGTGAATGACTGCGCTGGCAAGTTTTTGCTCAAGGTCGGCAACCTCAGCTTTAGTCGCTTCCTCAGCTTTTTGCCCAACGGCGAGCATTTTCAGCCGCTGGTGCGTTTTGTCTCTTTCATTCTTCGCGATCAGCTGGCCTGGGATCTGCGTCTTGGCTTTGCGGAAGGCGAAGCCAAGGGCTTAAGCCTGGGCAGTGAACAAAGTAGCCGATTGGGATGGAGCAGCTTTCTCGGGCAGCCGCCCGCGGATCCCTATGTGACGATTTGTGTGCAGGAGTAA
- the tssF gene encoding type VI secretion system baseplate subunit TssF, with protein sequence MSLEHFFRDELTYLRLQGREFAKAHPELTRFLSEQTTDPDVERLLEGFAFLTGSLRAKIEDEFPELTHGLLGMLWPNYLRPVPSMTIMQFSVLPGAIAQPAFVARGCELDSLPIDDVVCHFQTCHDAWIYPADIREIKVQSGNDLSTITLDIGLHGPLSLSDLQLDKLRFYLGGDTYTAYELYFWIASQLSHIELEVDGQRFRQEASVLKTVGFEREDALLPYPGNVYSGYRILQEYFCFPESFLFFQLAGAVWPDLPLTVTEFRLHFCFDRPLPAELKIRPDSFMLNCVPAINLFQHDSEPINLSGRQTDYPLKASYRNADSFEIFSVDKVEGWVEGNSGRARGIPRTYQPFESFQHQIERAKGRLALYYRIRVKEAVNGNGFDHMLSFVRGDEQEVIDLDESISVTLTCTNRSRAAQLPVGAICVPTGNSPSFATFRNLVRPTRPLRPAMDGSLHWTLISNLSLNYVSLLRRDALVQILRTYDFPALHDKQAEQASRKRLAGIESIETTPIDRLVQGMPVRGLKSILSVRQSAFSSEGELYLFSTVLAHFFSLYASVNAFHLLEVVNIDNKERYRWPVQIGQHSMM encoded by the coding sequence ATGTCACTGGAACATTTTTTCAGGGATGAGCTGACCTACTTGCGCCTGCAAGGGCGTGAATTCGCCAAGGCGCACCCTGAGCTTACCCGATTTTTGTCAGAACAGACCACGGATCCAGACGTCGAGCGTCTGCTGGAAGGGTTCGCCTTTTTGACAGGGAGCCTGCGGGCGAAGATCGAGGATGAATTTCCGGAGCTGACACACGGCCTGCTGGGCATGCTGTGGCCTAATTACCTGCGCCCCGTACCGAGCATGACGATTATGCAGTTTTCGGTACTCCCCGGCGCAATTGCCCAACCCGCGTTTGTTGCGCGCGGCTGTGAGCTTGATAGCTTGCCGATTGATGATGTGGTCTGCCATTTTCAGACCTGTCACGATGCCTGGATTTATCCGGCGGATATCCGTGAAATCAAAGTACAGAGCGGCAACGATCTTTCCACCATTACACTGGATATTGGGCTGCATGGCCCGCTATCGCTAAGCGACCTGCAACTCGACAAGCTGCGCTTTTATCTGGGCGGTGATACCTATACAGCCTACGAGCTCTATTTCTGGATCGCCAGCCAGCTGTCGCATATTGAGCTGGAAGTCGATGGTCAACGCTTCCGTCAGGAGGCCAGCGTGCTGAAGACGGTTGGCTTTGAGCGTGAAGACGCACTATTGCCTTACCCCGGCAACGTTTACTCGGGCTATCGCATTTTGCAGGAATACTTCTGTTTTCCTGAAAGCTTCCTCTTTTTCCAACTCGCGGGCGCGGTATGGCCAGATTTGCCGCTGACGGTAACGGAATTCCGTCTGCATTTCTGCTTTGACCGCCCGCTGCCGGCGGAACTGAAGATTCGTCCTGATTCGTTCATGCTCAACTGCGTGCCGGCGATTAACCTCTTCCAGCATGACAGCGAGCCGATCAACCTCAGCGGTCGCCAGACGGATTACCCGCTGAAAGCCAGCTACCGCAACGCCGATAGCTTTGAAATCTTCTCTGTCGATAAGGTGGAAGGCTGGGTTGAAGGGAATTCCGGCCGTGCCCGGGGGATTCCAAGGACGTATCAGCCTTTTGAGAGCTTTCAGCACCAAATCGAGCGTGCTAAAGGACGGCTGGCGCTCTATTACCGTATCCGGGTAAAAGAAGCGGTGAACGGCAACGGCTTTGATCACATGCTCTCTTTTGTCCGCGGCGATGAGCAGGAAGTGATTGATTTGGATGAATCCATCTCGGTCACCCTGACCTGCACCAATCGCTCGCGTGCGGCACAGTTACCCGTTGGGGCAATTTGTGTACCCACCGGAAATTCGCCGTCTTTCGCGACGTTTCGCAATCTGGTGCGGCCAACGCGACCGCTGCGGCCCGCGATGGATGGCAGCCTGCACTGGACGCTGATCTCCAACCTGTCCCTGAACTATGTGTCGCTGCTGCGGCGCGATGCGCTGGTGCAAATTCTGCGTACCTACGATTTCCCGGCGCTGCATGACAAGCAGGCCGAACAGGCCTCGCGTAAGCGTCTGGCGGGTATCGAATCTATCGAAACCACCCCGATCGATCGTCTGGTTCAGGGGATGCCGGTGCGCGGCTTGAAATCCATCCTGTCAGTACGGCAATCCGCGTTTTCCAGTGAAGGAGAACTCTATCTGTTCAGTACGGTGCTGGCGCACTTCTTCTCGTTATATGCCAGCGTCAACGCTTTCCACCTGTTGGAAGTGGTCAACATCGATAACAAGGAGCGCTACCGATGGCCGGTACAGATAGGTCAACACTCAATGATGTGA
- the tssE gene encoding type VI secretion system baseplate subunit TssE, producing the protein MPSLSAWERGNAASLFDRIRGEERRSSPETEVEALIESVKRQLDNVLNTRPGNCRSAPELGVIDFNDATQGGADIRGKIREAIRQCICRFEPRIVHVDVDASDYLSNPMEMSFQVTAHVRLEDLEQVTSFNIHMDSHRHYRMI; encoded by the coding sequence ATGCCGTCTCTTTCTGCCTGGGAAAGGGGAAACGCGGCAAGTCTGTTTGATCGTATCCGTGGGGAGGAGCGTCGCTCCTCCCCTGAAACGGAAGTTGAAGCACTGATCGAGTCCGTTAAGCGTCAACTGGACAATGTGCTCAACACCCGGCCCGGAAATTGTCGCAGCGCACCTGAGCTTGGCGTGATTGATTTTAATGACGCGACGCAGGGGGGGGCGGACATTCGAGGGAAAATCCGGGAGGCGATCCGGCAGTGTATCTGTCGCTTTGAACCTCGAATTGTTCATGTGGATGTCGACGCATCGGACTATTTATCGAATCCGATGGAGATGTCGTTTCAGGTTACCGCGCATGTCAGATTGGAAGATCTGGAGCAGGTCACCTCTTTCAATATCCATATGGATAGCCACCGCCATTACAGAATGATCTGA
- the tssC gene encoding type VI secretion system contractile sheath large subunit, with the protein MSIIEEQAQTGAASASGSLLDDIMAQARITPVDEGYSVAKQGIAALVANILDSGNAAEPVNKALVDSMIVELDKKLSKQIDVILHAKELQELESSWRSLKLLVDRTDFRENIKLLVLHATKEELLEDFEFAPEISQSGFYKHVYSSGYGQFGGQPIGGVIGDYAMTQSSPDIKLMQYVSAVGAMAHAPFISSVAPTFFGVDSFTDLPSIKDLKSVFEGPAYTKWRSLRESEDGRYLGLTAPRFLARLPYDPVENPIKGFNYKEDISTDHEHYLWGNTAYLMGTALTDSFAKYRWCPNIIGPQSGGAITDLPVHVYEAMGQLQAKIPTEVLITDRREYEMAEEGFITLTMRKDSDNAAFFSANSVQKPKVFPNTKEGKEAETNYKLGTQLPYMFIINRLAHYIKVLQREQIGSWKERQDLERELNTWIKQYIADQENPPADVRSRRPLRAAQIKVLDVEGEPGWYQVTMSVRPHFKYMGANFELSLVGRLDKE; encoded by the coding sequence ATGTCAATAATTGAAGAACAGGCCCAGACAGGGGCTGCCAGCGCCTCTGGATCGCTGCTTGATGACATCATGGCTCAGGCGCGTATCACCCCGGTCGATGAAGGCTACAGTGTTGCTAAGCAGGGGATTGCCGCACTGGTCGCTAACATTCTTGATAGCGGTAATGCAGCAGAACCCGTGAATAAAGCGCTGGTCGATAGCATGATCGTCGAACTGGATAAAAAGCTCAGCAAGCAGATTGACGTCATTCTGCATGCTAAAGAACTTCAGGAGCTGGAATCTTCCTGGCGTTCGCTGAAGCTGCTTGTCGATCGCACTGATTTTCGCGAAAACATCAAGCTGTTGGTGTTACATGCGACGAAAGAAGAGCTGTTGGAAGATTTCGAGTTTGCCCCTGAAATCTCACAGTCTGGCTTCTATAAGCACGTGTATTCCAGCGGTTACGGCCAGTTCGGCGGCCAGCCTATCGGTGGCGTAATCGGTGACTATGCGATGACGCAAAGCTCACCGGATATCAAACTGATGCAGTACGTCAGCGCCGTTGGTGCGATGGCGCACGCGCCGTTCATCTCTTCCGTTGCGCCGACCTTCTTTGGCGTGGACAGCTTCACCGATTTACCTTCCATCAAAGATCTGAAATCCGTTTTCGAAGGCCCGGCCTACACGAAATGGCGTTCGCTGCGTGAATCTGAAGACGGTCGCTATCTGGGACTGACGGCACCGCGCTTCCTGGCTCGCCTGCCTTATGACCCAGTAGAAAACCCGATTAAGGGCTTCAACTACAAAGAAGATATCAGCACCGATCACGAACACTATCTGTGGGGCAACACCGCCTATCTGATGGGAACGGCGCTGACGGACAGCTTCGCGAAATACCGCTGGTGTCCGAACATCATTGGCCCGCAGAGCGGCGGTGCGATTACCGATCTGCCGGTACATGTTTATGAAGCTATGGGTCAACTTCAGGCCAAAATCCCGACTGAAGTCCTGATCACCGATCGTCGCGAATATGAAATGGCCGAAGAAGGCTTTATCACGCTGACGATGCGTAAAGACAGCGACAACGCGGCCTTCTTCTCGGCTAACTCGGTGCAGAAACCGAAGGTGTTCCCGAACACCAAAGAAGGTAAAGAAGCGGAAACCAACTACAAGCTGGGTACGCAACTGCCGTACATGTTCATCATCAACCGTCTGGCGCACTACATCAAAGTGCTACAGCGCGAACAGATTGGCTCATGGAAAGAGCGTCAGGATCTGGAGCGTGAGTTGAATACCTGGATTAAACAGTACATCGCCGATCAGGAAAACCCGCCGGCAGATGTTCGTAGCCGTCGTCCTCTGCGTGCCGCACAAATCAAAGTGCTGGATGTAGAAGGAGAACCAGGTTGGTATCAGGTCACCATGTCTGTGCGCCCGCACTTCAAGTACATGGGGGCAAACTTTGAACTGTCGCTGGTAGGTCGTTTGGATAAGGAATAA
- the tssB gene encoding type VI secretion system contractile sheath small subunit, whose product MAKGTDGASVAPKERINIKYVPATGGQQAEIELPLTLMIVGNMKGRTEETPIEERQTVSIDKNNFTSVMKEAELELNFSVPNRLEEESQDDLPVKLNIGGLNDFSPDRIAQQVPELRKLLDLREALVALKGPLGNIPSFRNRLQDLLSSEEAREQLLKELDLVKPAE is encoded by the coding sequence ATGGCAAAAGGAACTGACGGTGCATCTGTCGCACCAAAGGAACGTATTAATATCAAATATGTTCCAGCCACTGGTGGTCAGCAGGCGGAAATAGAATTGCCGTTGACGCTGATGATCGTGGGAAATATGAAAGGGCGCACAGAGGAAACGCCGATCGAAGAACGTCAGACCGTCTCGATCGATAAGAACAATTTTACCTCGGTGATGAAAGAAGCAGAGCTGGAACTGAATTTCAGTGTGCCAAACCGCCTTGAAGAAGAAAGTCAGGATGACCTGCCAGTGAAATTGAACATTGGTGGCCTGAATGATTTCTCCCCTGACCGTATCGCCCAGCAGGTGCCTGAATTGCGTAAATTGCTTGATTTACGTGAGGCACTGGTCGCGCTGAAAGGCCCTCTCGGCAATATTCCCTCATTCCGTAATCGTTTGCAGGATCTGTTGTCCAGCGAAGAAGCCAGAGAGCAGCTTTTGAAAGAGCTCGATCTGGTAAAACCCGCCGAATAA
- a CDS encoding AraC family transcriptional regulator: MCDNKTDSYARRFKQVFDYIDCHLDDTLSLEKLSEVAHFSPFHFHRQFCSYCGMPPGRYIQMMRLKRASYRLAFNPLEKITDIAFDAGFQHAESFSRAFRQMFGLSPTQFRQQPPWVDWHKRISEPYKLRRQTMQGQVKIINFPATPVAMLTHYGQPELINETAARFIEWRKNTGYSPVTSSQTYGIAPHDPTLTPQDEFEFHICGTVTSAIAEDSRFGVVNSVIPSGRCAVLRHQGSHDALTELAKALYRDWLPESGEELRDFPLFFHYHNFVHEVAEHELLTDIYLPLK, from the coding sequence ATGTGTGATAATAAAACTGATAGTTACGCCAGACGTTTTAAACAGGTCTTTGATTATATTGACTGTCATCTCGATGACACATTATCACTGGAAAAACTCAGTGAAGTCGCTCACTTCTCGCCATTTCATTTCCATCGTCAATTTTGTAGTTATTGTGGGATGCCACCTGGTCGTTACATCCAGATGATGCGTTTAAAACGCGCATCTTATCGGCTGGCTTTTAATCCGTTAGAGAAAATCACTGATATCGCGTTCGACGCCGGTTTTCAGCATGCTGAATCATTTAGTCGTGCTTTCAGGCAAATGTTCGGTCTATCACCGACGCAATTTCGCCAGCAGCCCCCTTGGGTAGATTGGCATAAACGCATATCCGAACCTTATAAACTCAGGAGACAAACAATGCAAGGCCAGGTCAAAATCATCAATTTTCCCGCGACACCAGTCGCAATGTTGACTCATTATGGACAACCGGAACTAATAAACGAAACTGCTGCTCGCTTTATTGAATGGCGAAAAAACACGGGGTATTCGCCTGTTACCAGCAGCCAGACATACGGTATTGCACCACATGATCCTACCTTAACACCGCAGGATGAATTTGAGTTCCATATTTGCGGAACAGTAACGTCAGCGATTGCGGAAGACAGTCGCTTCGGGGTGGTAAATAGTGTCATCCCTTCTGGTCGATGTGCGGTGTTGCGCCATCAAGGATCGCATGATGCGTTAACCGAGTTGGCTAAGGCTCTTTATCGCGACTGGTTGCCTGAGAGCGGAGAGGAACTGCGCGATTTCCCGCTTTTCTTCCATTACCACAACTTTGTGCATGAGGTAGCGGAACATGAATTGCTCACGGATATCTATTTGCCGTTGAAATAA
- a CDS encoding YhfG family protein has product MRYEMAVLAALVQEDSPNTHSIVTATGISERKVQEVLSTLQSTMDISITRVKNGKRQALSISSWGVFGDGERLVKKLKNTDLLIFKQHRKITTKALPNKTRSSRMVTLEEKRDYYNQVKLKNYRDSMRLEGFNVEDTPLPSDKQEREALRKNLIAMYKAGGYV; this is encoded by the coding sequence ATGCGCTATGAAATGGCGGTACTCGCGGCTCTGGTACAAGAGGATTCCCCGAATACGCACTCTATCGTCACCGCTACAGGTATCTCTGAAAGAAAAGTACAGGAAGTGTTAAGCACCCTTCAGTCAACAATGGATATCAGCATTACACGCGTCAAAAATGGCAAACGGCAAGCCTTGTCTATCTCTTCATGGGGCGTGTTCGGTGACGGAGAAAGGTTGGTCAAGAAATTGAAAAATACCGACCTGTTGATATTTAAACAACATCGTAAAATCACCACAAAAGCGTTGCCAAACAAAACGCGATCCTCGCGCATGGTGACGCTGGAAGAAAAGCGTGATTACTACAATCAGGTGAAACTCAAAAACTATCGGGACAGTATGCGCCTTGAGGGATTCAACGTTGAGGATACACCACTTCCCTCTGACAAACAGGAAAGGGAAGCGCTGAGAAAAAACCTGATTGCTATGTATAAAGCGGGTGGTTATGTCTGA
- a CDS encoding putative adenosine monophosphate-protein transferase Fic, protein MSDKYGSGQDPYIYPDSDVLINKLGINDDSQFDDAERQLSELAVLDIEFEEPPYDLHYWCGLHGKIFGDLFDWAGEIRRIDISKGQTRFCTVSRIEIEANKIFTQLSSDDFLQGLERPDLIVQLAEYYSDLNVIHPFREGNGRSQRLLFEHMIINCGYGVSFENIGVQEWLAANVAGYHGNIRPLADIFEKSIL, encoded by the coding sequence ATGTCTGATAAATACGGCTCAGGGCAAGATCCTTATATCTACCCTGATAGCGATGTTCTGATAAATAAGCTCGGCATCAACGATGACAGTCAATTCGACGATGCGGAGCGTCAGTTATCCGAATTGGCCGTTCTCGATATTGAATTTGAAGAACCGCCTTACGATTTACATTATTGGTGTGGGCTGCACGGGAAAATATTCGGGGATTTATTCGATTGGGCAGGAGAAATACGGCGTATCGATATATCTAAAGGACAAACACGTTTTTGCACCGTATCCCGTATTGAAATTGAAGCCAATAAAATTTTTACTCAACTATCCAGTGATGATTTTTTACAAGGCCTTGAACGTCCAGATCTAATAGTTCAACTAGCAGAATACTATTCAGATTTGAATGTAATTCATCCGTTTCGGGAAGGCAATGGGCGTTCTCAGCGTTTATTGTTCGAGCATATGATTATCAATTGTGGCTATGGTGTCTCTTTCGAAAATATCGGCGTTCAGGAGTGGTTAGCGGCTAACGTGGCCGGATACCACGGTAATATTCGACCATTAGCCGATATTTTTGAGAAAAGTATTCTCTGA
- a CDS encoding Hcp family type VI secretion system effector, with protein sequence MANLIYLKLTGIKQGLISAGCSSADSIGNKYQASHEDEIFVYELMNQITRQDNVSLSPVEIRKPIDKATPLLAQALNGNEKLTCEFFFYRTSQSGGNELYFKMVLRDAVINDIRFFAPNSLTHNELQPQENISFKFASIEWEHVVARTSSYILWKDVEY encoded by the coding sequence ATGGCAAATTTGATCTATCTGAAACTCACCGGCATCAAACAAGGTCTGATCTCTGCGGGCTGTTCAAGTGCAGACTCCATAGGCAATAAATATCAGGCTTCCCATGAAGATGAAATTTTTGTTTATGAGTTAATGAACCAGATAACAAGACAAGATAACGTTTCACTCTCCCCTGTGGAAATCAGAAAGCCAATAGATAAAGCCACCCCGCTTCTGGCACAGGCATTGAATGGTAATGAAAAACTAACCTGTGAGTTCTTTTTTTACAGGACTTCTCAATCAGGTGGTAATGAACTCTATTTCAAAATGGTGTTAAGAGATGCGGTTATCAATGATATCCGTTTTTTCGCCCCAAACTCATTAACGCATAACGAATTACAACCACAAGAGAATATTTCATTTAAGTTCGCATCGATTGAATGGGAGCATGTGGTCGCTCGGACAAGCTCTTATATCTTATGGAAAGATGTGGAGTATTAA
- a CDS encoding DUF4225 domain-containing protein: MSIDSSHQFHFLEESNRLRRVALLASSFFIQDKTLRMRYLREIEDFINETEMKLRSSTISFFDKNHILYELVTEREETERDYQKLRTGDYVKYIVTDIFEDQGVLKYTKIASGVVSGGFQAFMGYRLNQLGRYLNIKHFKSFGVLLISHGFNNAYESATPIIFDGKYSAGPVRHIYRGLASLAGYNDDAGDALYSAGDLSLTIYASLRTPVLVDSPTRLASRGFMDKPGTTKLFKYAHGDFKPKYTAASSIMKLYMVGGSAYKIYAEFTDDNYRLGDK, encoded by the coding sequence ATGAGTATTGATTCATCCCATCAATTTCACTTTTTAGAGGAAAGCAACCGCCTGAGGAGAGTTGCTCTGCTGGCTTCCTCTTTTTTCATTCAAGATAAAACATTAAGAATGCGTTATCTTCGTGAAATTGAGGATTTCATCAATGAAACAGAGATGAAACTCAGGTCATCAACAATTAGTTTTTTTGATAAAAATCATATTCTATATGAATTGGTAACCGAGCGTGAAGAAACAGAAAGAGACTACCAAAAACTACGAACCGGTGATTATGTAAAATATATCGTTACGGATATATTTGAAGACCAGGGTGTTTTAAAATACACCAAAATCGCATCTGGTGTTGTTTCGGGTGGTTTTCAGGCATTTATGGGATATCGATTAAATCAATTAGGGAGATATCTCAATATAAAACATTTTAAATCATTTGGAGTTTTATTAATCTCCCACGGATTCAATAATGCTTATGAGTCAGCAACCCCTATAATATTTGATGGTAAATATAGTGCAGGACCAGTCAGACACATATACAGAGGTCTTGCTTCTCTTGCAGGATATAACGATGATGCCGGAGATGCCTTGTATAGCGCAGGTGATTTGTCACTCACCATTTACGCCTCTTTAAGAACACCAGTATTAGTGGACAGTCCTACTCGATTGGCCTCACGAGGTTTTATGGATAAACCAGGAACAACAAAACTATTCAAATATGCTCATGGCGATTTTAAACCCAAATATACTGCGGCAAGTAGCATAATGAAGCTTTATATGGTAGGGGGCTCTGCTTATAAGATATATGCTGAATTCACAGATGACAATTATCGTTTAGGCGATAAGTGA